In Treponema rectale, a single genomic region encodes these proteins:
- the holA gene encoding DNA polymerase III subunit delta translates to MIETGIYLFTGPEAGEKNDAINSIRDESKKKNGSLDEYRYFAADVRVADVIAQLQNESLFSSALFIVLRNAEIIKTKAEIELISGWAKQAGNSSNILILVSDEMSVDKKLESAVPAGHRKIFWEMFENRKEQWLVSYFKKNGFGISADAVSQILEMVENNTESLKSECSRFFYCFEPGHQITAADVDKILAHNREESAFTLFESMCDRAKRKNERFETAVAILNKIRLSRESNAVSVIAGLTYCFRQLRNWNALFSGGVKPTDAQLKAGGFSSKKNQELYRQASGVWSNGSVASIISLLAATDMSIRQEGSAFEDTRLVMLLHSIINKDGIYCSEYSYD, encoded by the coding sequence ATGATTGAAACAGGAATTTATCTTTTTACCGGACCTGAAGCCGGCGAAAAAAATGATGCCATAAATTCAATTCGGGATGAATCAAAAAAAAAGAACGGTTCTCTTGATGAATACCGTTATTTTGCTGCAGACGTGCGGGTAGCAGATGTAATTGCACAACTTCAGAACGAAAGTCTTTTTTCTTCCGCACTTTTTATAGTTCTCCGTAATGCAGAAATAATAAAGACAAAGGCCGAGATTGAATTGATTTCGGGCTGGGCAAAACAGGCCGGCAACAGTTCCAATATACTTATCCTTGTATCTGATGAAATGTCAGTGGATAAAAAACTTGAAAGTGCGGTTCCGGCCGGACATAGAAAGATTTTCTGGGAAATGTTTGAGAATCGTAAGGAACAGTGGCTTGTTTCTTATTTTAAGAAAAACGGTTTCGGAATAAGTGCTGATGCAGTTTCTCAGATTCTTGAGATGGTAGAAAATAATACTGAAAGCCTGAAAAGTGAGTGTTCAAGATTTTTTTACTGTTTTGAACCCGGACATCAGATTACTGCGGCAGATGTAGATAAAATTCTGGCACATAACAGGGAAGAAAGTGCCTTTACTCTGTTTGAATCAATGTGTGACAGGGCAAAAAGAAAGAATGAACGTTTTGAAACTGCAGTTGCAATCCTTAATAAGATTCGTCTTTCCAGGGAATCTAATGCAGTTTCAGTTATAGCAGGACTTACTTACTGTTTCAGACAGCTCCGTAACTGGAACGCGCTTTTTTCAGGAGGAGTTAAACCTACGGATGCTCAGCTTAAAGCAGGTGGTTTTTCCTCTAAGAAAAATCAGGAACTTTACAGACAGGCTTCCGGTGTATGGAGTAACGGATCTGTTGCGTCAATAATATCCTTGCTGGCTGCGACGGATATGAGTATAAGGCAGGAAGGTTCTGCTTTTGAAGATACCCGCCTTGTCATGCTTCTCCATTCAATTATAAACAAGGACGGAATTTACTGTTCCGAGTATTCTTATGACTGA
- the hprK gene encoding HPr(Ser) kinase/phosphatase, producing the protein MANRKFTVLDLLSMELKGYNSLNLKCIAGRSGLANEIRVPDINRPGLELSGFFDAFAEERVQLFGRGEFAYLHKLYSENQTSTIDKLLDSKIPCVIFSHSITPDESFLAKADLAGTPVLQTDLESSEFSQRVFRVFNNVFAPRKSMHGVFVEVYGVGILLTGDSGVGKSETALELIERGHRLVADDVVEIRCVNGNTILGQGANKFISHHMEIRGLGIINIAQLYGIGSIREQKEVQLVVKLAAWDQNKMYDRIGTDTDTIDLLGVKIPLIEIPVRTGRNLPIIIEAASMNERLKSMGYHSARDFNQNVLKWIETSAAANTYSSADDVY; encoded by the coding sequence ATGGCGAACAGGAAGTTTACGGTTCTTGATTTACTTTCAATGGAACTAAAAGGCTATAATTCTCTTAATCTTAAGTGTATTGCCGGCCGCAGCGGGCTTGCAAATGAGATAAGGGTTCCTGACATAAACCGTCCGGGGCTTGAACTTTCAGGTTTTTTTGATGCTTTTGCAGAAGAGCGCGTTCAGCTTTTTGGAAGGGGTGAGTTTGCCTATCTTCACAAGCTTTATTCAGAAAATCAGACATCTACTATAGATAAACTTCTTGATAGTAAGATTCCATGCGTAATTTTCAGTCACAGCATAACTCCGGATGAGTCTTTTCTTGCAAAGGCAGACCTTGCAGGAACTCCTGTTCTTCAGACAGATCTTGAATCATCAGAATTTTCCCAGCGTGTTTTCCGTGTATTTAATAATGTTTTTGCACCGAGAAAATCAATGCACGGTGTATTTGTTGAAGTATACGGCGTAGGAATTCTTCTTACCGGTGACAGCGGCGTCGGAAAAAGTGAAACTGCTCTTGAACTTATAGAGCGCGGACACCGTCTTGTTGCTGATGATGTTGTAGAAATACGCTGTGTAAACGGAAATACCATTCTTGGACAGGGTGCAAATAAATTCATCAGCCATCATATGGAAATCCGCGGTCTTGGAATCATAAACATTGCCCAGCTTTACGGAATCGGTTCCATTCGTGAGCAGAAGGAAGTTCAGCTGGTAGTAAAACTTGCTGCCTGGGATCAGAATAAAATGTATGACCGTATAGGTACTGATACGGATACTATAGACCTTCTTGGAGTAAAGATTCCTCTGATAGAAATTCCGGTTCGTACGGGACGAAATCTTCCTATTATTATAGAAGCTGCTTCGATGAATGAGCGGCTTAAGTCCATGGGTTATCATTCTGCCCGTGACTTTAATCAGAATGTTCTTAAATGGATAGAAACCAGTGCAGCTGCCAATACTTACAGTAGTGCAGATGACGTATATTGA
- a CDS encoding methyl-accepting chemotaxis protein, producing MKNVPEIKKERKKSIATRIIIGIVVETVALLLVLGFSIYKKVKPMNEATFTDKFATTIRLTDSTIDAYMQGIYHSTYAIAQIAANDIEDEDAIQMIEEYTVDSNELIMSAAVLTSDERCICYPEGSMSYVFAYQKEWYDTVLNCMGDPYFTPVYLNADGHLVFSCGIMIDDGTDESLALIEMNASVFLEILGDEKSMGDIKLILLDEEENVVLDPFSQELKFKKAVSMDLKSLLEYKPGAYGISREKFHGEDSEVRIVPSGNNYYSLDYVMTTPLSSIEGPTNAILQLLIAIITVSIIISVGVALLLGISISRPLNKLIGVLKNISEGDGDLTVSLPDTSKDELGRLGFYFNRTISKIAESMRSIIDESKRMTRVGQQLSESMDVSATEISDIDTTVQHVKVDVNNQSDSVDQTNDTINEIVTSIGTLNQNIISQSESVTQSSSAVEEMVANIASVTQILEKNQENVAELSSSAESGKQTIEKTVQMTNKVVDDSEGLIEASAVIQNIARQTNLLAMNAAIEAAHAGEAGKGFAVVADEIRKLAEDSNAQGKKISKVLESFREVIQGMTNDSAELKEQFDVIFENTQKVSTQEAVIKSAMDEQQAGSTQILDAMHNINSVTTDVRTASESIEQASKEILVQMEKLSSVTLQINGSMSGISEGVSSLTNAFKEVNKLSTENALSINHMSEEVGKFKVEKDAAEETAVSEKKDSKIVALLKKMHIIRSRND from the coding sequence ATGAAAAATGTGCCGGAAATTAAAAAAGAACGTAAAAAGTCTATTGCAACAAGAATTATAATCGGAATTGTCGTAGAAACAGTTGCACTTCTGCTGGTTTTAGGCTTCAGCATTTATAAAAAAGTAAAGCCGATGAACGAAGCGACATTTACTGATAAGTTTGCAACAACAATTCGTCTTACAGATTCAACCATTGATGCCTACATGCAGGGTATTTACCATTCGACTTATGCAATTGCTCAGATTGCAGCCAATGACATCGAAGATGAAGATGCTATTCAGATGATTGAAGAGTATACCGTAGATTCAAATGAACTGATTATGTCTGCGGCAGTTCTTACTTCAGACGAAAGATGTATCTGTTATCCGGAAGGCAGTATGTCTTATGTTTTTGCCTACCAGAAAGAATGGTATGATACCGTTCTTAACTGCATGGGAGATCCGTATTTTACTCCTGTTTATTTAAATGCAGACGGTCATCTTGTATTTTCCTGCGGAATCATGATTGATGACGGAACGGATGAAAGTCTTGCACTTATAGAAATGAATGCATCTGTATTCCTTGAAATTCTTGGTGATGAAAAGAGTATGGGTGACATAAAACTCATTCTTCTTGATGAAGAAGAAAATGTTGTTCTTGATCCTTTTTCTCAGGAGCTTAAGTTTAAGAAAGCAGTTTCCATGGATCTTAAGAGTCTTCTGGAGTATAAGCCTGGAGCATACGGAATCAGTCGTGAAAAATTCCACGGTGAGGATTCTGAAGTTCGCATTGTTCCTTCCGGCAACAATTATTATTCTCTGGATTACGTAATGACAACGCCTCTTTCTTCCATAGAAGGGCCTACAAATGCAATACTTCAGCTTCTGATAGCAATTATTACTGTCTCTATTATTATTTCTGTTGGTGTTGCCCTTTTACTGGGTATAAGCATTTCAAGACCACTTAACAAACTTATAGGTGTTTTGAAGAATATTTCAGAAGGAGACGGAGATCTTACGGTTTCTCTTCCTGATACTTCTAAAGATGAACTTGGCCGTCTGGGCTTTTACTTTAACCGTACCATTTCAAAGATTGCTGAATCCATGCGCTCGATTATTGATGAATCAAAACGCATGACGAGAGTCGGACAGCAGCTTTCAGAAAGTATGGATGTTTCTGCTACTGAAATCAGTGATATTGATACGACAGTTCAGCATGTAAAGGTTGACGTTAATAATCAGAGTGACAGTGTAGATCAGACAAACGATACTATTAATGAAATCGTAACTTCCATCGGAACCCTTAATCAGAATATTATTTCTCAGTCAGAGAGCGTAACTCAGTCATCTTCTGCCGTTGAGGAAATGGTTGCAAATATTGCTTCTGTTACACAGATTCTTGAAAAGAATCAGGAAAATGTTGCGGAACTTTCTTCTTCTGCTGAATCAGGTAAACAGACTATCGAAAAGACCGTTCAGATGACGAATAAGGTTGTAGATGATTCCGAAGGTCTTATTGAAGCCAGTGCAGTTATTCAGAATATTGCCCGCCAGACAAACCTTCTTGCCATGAATGCCGCTATTGAGGCTGCTCATGCCGGTGAAGCAGGTAAGGGATTTGCCGTAGTTGCTGATGAAATCAGAAAGCTTGCGGAAGATTCCAATGCACAGGGTAAAAAAATCAGTAAGGTTCTTGAAAGTTTCCGTGAAGTAATTCAGGGAATGACAAATGACTCAGCTGAACTTAAAGAGCAGTTTGACGTTATTTTTGAAAATACCCAGAAAGTAAGTACTCAGGAAGCTGTAATCAAGAGTGCCATGGACGAGCAGCAGGCAGGAAGTACACAGATTCTTGATGCAATGCACAATATTAATTCTGTTACAACGGATGTACGTACTGCATCAGAGTCTATTGAACAGGCAAGTAAAGAAATTCTTGTTCAGATGGAAAAACTTTCTTCCGTAACGCTTCAGATTAATGGTTCTATGAGCGGTATTTCGGAAGGTGTTTCTTCCCTTACAAATGCCTTCAAGGAAGTAAACAAGCTTTCTACTGAAAACGCCCTCAGTATTAATCACATGAGTGAGGAAGTAGGAAAGTTTAAGGTAGAAAAAGATGCAGCAGAAGAGACAGCTGTTTCTGAAAAAAAAGACTCAAAGATAGTTGCCCTTCTTAAGAAAATGCATATAATCCGGTCAAGGAATGACTAG
- a CDS encoding class I SAM-dependent methyltransferase, whose protein sequence is MKKEWFENDDFWINYGPIMFDEAHWAEAAGTAGRIKEIAGLKDGQRILDACCALGRISTELGLLNLDVTGVDITQPFLDCAAETAEDEGVKLTLINHDMRTFTSEKKFNAAINVYNSFGYCDSKDDDYRILSRIYDALEEGGTFILECISRETAIRWFTEGEWFERAGKTVLTEFKPTGAWEGLSSRWILIDKNGNRMEHTFIQRLYSAAELRDKLLELGFSSAKVYGGFDLSPYDYNAKTMVIVAEK, encoded by the coding sequence ATGAAGAAAGAATGGTTTGAAAACGACGACTTCTGGATTAATTACGGCCCCATCATGTTTGACGAGGCTCACTGGGCAGAAGCAGCCGGAACAGCAGGACGCATAAAGGAAATTGCAGGGCTTAAAGACGGCCAAAGGATTCTTGATGCCTGCTGTGCCCTGGGACGGATAAGCACGGAACTCGGTCTTTTAAACCTTGATGTAACCGGAGTGGACATAACCCAGCCTTTTCTTGACTGTGCCGCAGAAACTGCAGAAGACGAAGGCGTAAAACTTACCCTCATAAACCATGATATGAGGACCTTTACTTCAGAAAAAAAGTTTAACGCAGCCATAAACGTTTACAATTCCTTCGGTTATTGTGACAGCAAAGACGACGATTACAGAATACTCTCAAGAATCTACGATGCACTTGAAGAGGGAGGAACCTTTATTCTTGAATGCATCAGCCGCGAAACAGCAATACGCTGGTTTACTGAAGGTGAATGGTTTGAGCGTGCCGGAAAAACCGTACTGACGGAATTCAAGCCCACTGGTGCATGGGAAGGTTTAAGTTCAAGATGGATTCTTATTGATAAAAACGGAAACAGAATGGAACACACCTTCATTCAAAGACTTTACTCTGCCGCTGAACTCAGAGACAAACTTCTCGAACTTGGTTTTTCTTCTGCAAAGGTATACGGAGGTTTTGACCTGAGTCCGTATGACTACAATGCAAAAACCATGGTTATTGTTGCAGAAAAATAA
- a CDS encoding Rpn family recombination-promoting nuclease/putative transposase, with protein sequence MEKENENRTVKDSLFVDYFSKDAVVGKKNFIELYNCISGNSLSPEDTVLEDVKIEQVIYKSFCNDISMLVNGKLVVLLEHQSSVNENMPLRFLIYCSRIYERIVDSRLKFSTERKMIPSPEFYVIYNGGRNYPPQKILRLSDSFIDKKGESEVPLELNVKVFNIKHPECTLDFSSCKPLDNYVKFISLVEEEKSSGASDFMTRAVLKAQKQNLLPDYLRRKASEVISMVFNEYDYETDIQVKTEEAERRGHAAGLSEGRAAGLSEGRAAGLSEGRTEGARNARIETARKLMQKNVSVQIIEECTGLSEEEILKVK encoded by the coding sequence ATGGAAAAAGAAAATGAAAACCGAACGGTTAAGGACAGTCTCTTCGTAGACTATTTTTCAAAGGATGCAGTTGTTGGAAAGAAAAACTTCATTGAACTGTACAACTGCATTTCCGGGAATTCCCTTTCGCCTGAAGATACGGTTCTTGAAGACGTAAAGATTGAGCAGGTAATCTACAAGTCTTTCTGCAACGACATATCCATGCTCGTCAACGGAAAACTTGTCGTCCTGCTGGAGCACCAGTCTTCAGTAAACGAGAACATGCCCCTGCGATTTCTGATTTACTGTTCCCGCATCTATGAAAGGATTGTGGATTCAAGGCTCAAGTTTTCAACGGAGCGAAAGATGATTCCTTCACCGGAGTTCTACGTCATCTACAACGGAGGCAGGAACTATCCTCCGCAGAAAATACTCAGGCTGTCGGATTCCTTCATTGATAAAAAGGGAGAAAGTGAAGTTCCCCTGGAGCTTAACGTAAAGGTGTTCAACATAAAGCATCCGGAATGTACGCTGGACTTTTCTTCTTGCAAGCCGCTGGATAATTATGTAAAATTCATCAGCCTTGTAGAAGAAGAAAAAAGCAGCGGAGCATCAGACTTCATGACAAGGGCAGTACTTAAGGCGCAGAAGCAGAATCTCCTTCCCGATTACCTGCGCCGCAAGGCTTCGGAGGTAATAAGCATGGTATTCAACGAATATGACTATGAAACGGACATACAGGTAAAGACGGAAGAAGCCGAACGCAGGGGACATGCAGCCGGACTTAGCGAAGGTCGTGCTGCCGGACTTAGCGAAGGTCGTGCTGCCGGACTTAGCGAAGGCAGAACTGAAGGAGCACGGAATGCCAGGATTGAAACGGCAAGGAAACTGATGCAGAAAAATGTTTCCGTACAAATTATAGAGGAATGTACGGGGCTTTCGGAAGAAGAGATCTTGAAAGTTAAATAG
- a CDS encoding cysteine hydrolase family protein codes for MKDLLLVVDMQNVYLKNQKWACLDTEGCAERIVSLIKSKRFDDVVFTKFIADPQASGVWADYNKKYADVNASDFANAMVSGLDEVISEYPVYQKSVYSSLAVPEVLEKCRNADRVFVAGVVAECCVLSTVLNLIDLGIYTVYVKDCISGLDRPKEEATELILSGLSPLHVLVCTSGSLPGDV; via the coding sequence ATGAAAGATCTTCTTCTTGTAGTGGACATGCAGAATGTCTATCTGAAAAATCAGAAGTGGGCCTGCCTTGATACTGAAGGCTGTGCAGAAAGAATAGTTTCGCTTATAAAATCAAAAAGATTTGATGATGTAGTTTTTACAAAATTTATTGCAGATCCCCAGGCGTCCGGCGTATGGGCGGATTACAATAAAAAGTATGCGGATGTAAATGCAAGTGATTTTGCCAATGCCATGGTCAGCGGTCTGGATGAGGTTATTTCTGAATATCCGGTTTATCAGAAAAGCGTATATTCATCTCTTGCAGTTCCTGAAGTTCTTGAAAAGTGCAGGAATGCAGACAGAGTTTTTGTTGCCGGTGTGGTTGCAGAGTGCTGTGTTTTAAGTACCGTATTAAATCTTATAGATCTGGGAATCTATACTGTGTATGTAAAGGACTGTATCAGCGGACTGGACAGACCTAAGGAAGAAGCAACGGAACTTATTTTAAGCGGTTTAAGTCCCCTTCATGTGCTTGTGTGTACTTCCGGCAGCCTGCCTGGGGATGTCTGA
- the lexA gene encoding transcriptional repressor LexA, which produces MKGLTERQRAILDFIAQFCEDNSYSPTVREIGQNFKISIRAVQDHLIALQKKGFIVQTQHVSRSIRIIKDLRQKEHILFVDKVPLLVFKDSTKDIFAEENIGSYINIPEPFVRSEKKYFAFSVSDDSMKGAGILSGDIAVIEQSDSVKNGQMAAVVYNDAVCLRKYFEEDSRIRLQSETPEVQSVYCQNAVICGTLVSIIRTYVTND; this is translated from the coding sequence ATGAAGGGGCTTACAGAGCGCCAGCGTGCAATTCTTGATTTTATTGCACAGTTTTGTGAGGACAATTCATATTCACCTACAGTAAGGGAAATCGGTCAGAATTTTAAGATTTCAATCAGGGCGGTGCAGGATCATCTCATTGCCCTTCAGAAAAAAGGTTTTATTGTTCAGACACAGCATGTTTCCCGTTCAATCCGTATTATTAAAGATCTTCGTCAGAAGGAACATATTCTTTTTGTAGACAAGGTTCCTCTTCTTGTTTTTAAGGACAGTACAAAAGATATTTTTGCAGAAGAAAATATCGGAAGTTATATAAATATTCCTGAACCTTTCGTCCGTTCCGAAAAAAAATATTTTGCCTTTAGTGTTTCTGATGATTCAATGAAAGGTGCCGGTATTTTAAGCGGTGATATTGCTGTAATTGAACAGTCTGATTCAGTAAAAAACGGTCAGATGGCAGCAGTTGTTTACAATGATGCGGTTTGTCTCAGAAAATATTTTGAGGAAGATTCCAGAATACGCCTTCAAAGTGAAACTCCGGAAGTTCAGAGTGTTTACTGTCAGAATGCAGTAATATGCGGAACTTTGGTCAGTATAATCAGGACTTATGTGACAAATGATTGA
- a CDS encoding HPr family phosphocarrier protein, whose translation MVEKLLTVKNRAGIHARPAALIAQTANQFSSEVTIEKDSASVNAKSIMGVITMAAGYNTTLTLKVEGVDEKEAADAIVNLFESKFEED comes from the coding sequence ATGGTAGAAAAATTATTGACGGTTAAAAATCGTGCGGGTATTCATGCCCGTCCTGCAGCACTTATTGCTCAGACTGCAAATCAGTTTTCATCAGAAGTTACTATTGAAAAAGATTCTGCCAGTGTAAATGCAAAGTCAATCATGGGTGTAATTACTATGGCTGCCGGTTATAACACTACACTTACTCTTAAAGTTGAAGGAGTTGACGAAAAAGAAGCAGCAGATGCAATTGTTAATCTTTTTGAATCAAAGTTTGAAGAGGACTGA
- a CDS encoding outer membrane lipoprotein-sorting protein: protein MKKTMALVLAAVISGTVFAQTPAEIVDKSVTITPPDYSETILTMDLLDRNGKVTEHRQINQYGDRKSGLVRTVFDIRSPASVKDTRILQAENANKSDDKWIYLPSLKTTRRIANTEKKKSFVGSEFTYNDMTLREADKDEHTFVNENGSYTTNGKAYSVWIIKSVPVKDKNLEYAYRIQYIDKESNIPLLMEFYNKKDEKIKEAILEKFSKVKGSTGREYWLRQSQLVKNLETGKQTRVIVEKYTFDKPISDRYFTQNWLNTGK from the coding sequence ATGAAAAAAACAATGGCTCTTGTTCTGGCAGCTGTAATTTCAGGAACAGTATTTGCACAGACACCTGCAGAAATCGTAGACAAGTCAGTAACAATCACACCTCCTGACTATTCAGAAACAATCCTTACAATGGATCTTTTGGACAGAAACGGAAAAGTAACTGAACACAGACAGATTAATCAGTATGGAGACAGAAAATCAGGTCTCGTACGTACAGTTTTTGACATCCGTTCACCAGCATCTGTTAAGGACACACGTATTCTTCAGGCTGAAAACGCAAACAAATCTGACGACAAATGGATTTACCTTCCGTCACTTAAAACAACAAGACGTATTGCAAATACAGAAAAGAAAAAGTCATTCGTAGGTTCTGAATTTACTTACAACGACATGACTCTTCGTGAAGCAGACAAAGATGAACACACTTTCGTTAACGAAAACGGTTCTTACACTACAAACGGCAAAGCTTATTCCGTATGGATCATCAAGTCAGTTCCTGTAAAGGACAAAAACCTTGAATACGCTTACCGCATCCAGTACATCGACAAAGAATCAAATATTCCTCTCCTTATGGAATTCTACAATAAAAAGGATGAAAAGATTAAGGAAGCTATCCTTGAAAAATTCTCTAAAGTAAAGGGAAGCACCGGCAGAGAATACTGGCTCCGTCAGTCTCAGTTAGTAAAGAACCTTGAAACAGGTAAACAGACACGTGTAATAGTAGAAAAATACACATTTGATAAACCTATTTCAGACCGCTACTTTACACAGAACTGGCTTAACACCGGTAAATAA